In Solanum stenotomum isolate F172 chromosome 6, ASM1918654v1, whole genome shotgun sequence, one DNA window encodes the following:
- the LOC125867621 gene encoding small polypeptide DEVIL 4-like, with protein sequence MKMGSSNMGSSKRRISSRGVGGVLREQRAKLYIIRRCVVMLLCWHD encoded by the coding sequence ATGAAGATGGGAAGCTCAAATATGGGAAGTTCAAAGAGGAGAATTTCAAGTAGAGGAGTTGGAGGAGTTCTTAGAGAACAAAGAGCCAAACTTTACATTATTAGAAGATGTGTAGTCATGCTTCTTTGTTGGCATGATTGA
- the LOC125867615 gene encoding SUPPRESSOR OF GAMMA RESPONSE 1: MARPSWLVDSRRIATKIKSASGDPATVNWKSNPTKACPNCQFIIDNNDVSHDWPGLPRGVKFDPTDQEIIWHLLGKVEGGDRNSHPFIDEFIPTVDEDDGICYTHPQNLPGVKQDGSVSHFFHRAIKAYNTGTRKRRKIHGDNSGDVRWHKTGRTKPVILDGIQRGCKKIMVLYISPSKGGKAEKTNWVMHQYHLGTGEDEREGEYVVSKVFYQQQQVKQGEKIEQEFPEDFECMVAKVDPHTPKSVTPEPPRGERLSSSMDAREQIVASSPINQYHEVEDYVEDDMGALPEQPENQDQNIENQIDETGTKVETETGDDPKWWDSESQYLLDSQQLVEGLSLCDDLLASQSPNRDGNENDQVQRCKPSLADYARLGPEDLKKDLEECQQFVADPANIEIGTPPDFRLSQLEFGSQDSYIAWGGNKYGFDSAEQNG, encoded by the exons ATGGCTAG GCCATCATGGTTAGTTGACAGTAGGAGGATTGCAACAAAAATTAAGAGTGCATCAGGTGATCCTGCAACAGTGAATTGGAAGAGCAACCCTACAAAAGCTTGCCCTAATTGCCAGTTTATCATTGACAATAATGAC GTCAGCCATGACTGGCCAGGATTGCCAAGAGGTGTAAAATTTGATCCAACTGATCAAGAGATTATTTGGCACTTACTTGGAAAAGTCGAAGGTGGTGATCGGAATTCCCATCCTTTTATTGATGAGTTCATTCCAACTGTTGATGAGGATGATGGAATCTGCTATACACATCCTCAAAATTTACCAG GTGTTAAGCAGGATGGAAGTGTCTCACACTTCTTTCACCGAGCAATCAAGGCTTATAATACAGGAACGCGTAAGCGTAGGAAAATACATGGTGATAATTCTGGCGATGTCCGCTGGCACAAGACTGGTCGCACAAAACCTGTTATCTTAGATGGAATCCAAAGAGGGTGTAAGAAGATTATGGTTCTTTATATAAGCCCATCTAAGGGTGGGAAAGCTGAGAAGACAAATTGGGTGATGCACCAGTATCACCTGGGAACTGGTGAAGATGAAAGGGAAGGGGAATATGTTGTGTCTAAAGTATTTTATCAGCAACAACAAGTCAAGCAGGGTGAAAAAATTGAACAAGAATTCCCCGAGGACTTCGAATGTATGGTTGCTAAAGTAGATCCACATACCCCAAAGTCTGTGACTCCTGAACCCCCTCGTGGTGAGAGACTATCTTCAAGTATGGATGCAAGAGAGCAAATTGTTGCTTCTAGTCCCATTAACCAG TATCATGAGGTGGAGGATTATGTAGAAGATGACATGGGAGCTCTTCCTGAGCAGCCTGAGAATCAAGACCAAAACATTGAGAATCAAATCGATGAAACTGGGACAAAAGTTGAGACTGAGACTGGTGATGACCCGAAATGGTGGGACAGCGAGTCACAATATTTGCTGGATTCTCAACAACTTGTAGAAGGGCTAtccttatgtgatgatcttCTTGCGAGCCAGTCTCCAAATAGGGATGGAAATGAAAATGACCAAGTGCAGAGATGTAAACCTAGTCTTGCTGATTATGCACGTTTAGGACCCGAGGATCTGAAGAAGGATTTGGAGGAGTGCCAACAATTTGTTGCTGATCCAGCCAACATAGAGATTGGCACTCCCCCTGATTTCCGGCTTAGTCAACTT GAGTTTGGATCACAGGACAGTTACATTGCATGGGGTGGAAACAAGTATGGTTTTGATTCTGCGGAGCAAAATGGTTGA
- the LOC125867609 gene encoding transcriptional repressor ILP1, translated as MSGKSRNFRRRGGDDGDDDETSAKTTNGTAVKPTITASASATKPKKKSLLSFADDEDSDDTPFVRPSSKPSSASSRITKPSSSSSAHKLTSGKDRITPKPPSFTSNVQPQAGTYTKEALLELQKNTRTLVGSRSAQPKPEPGPRPVEPVIVLKGLVKPPFSVSAQTQQNGQESEDDEMDVDQFGGTVNRLGSMALEKDSRKKDDVGSVIPDKMTIDAIRAKRERLRQARPAAQDFIALDEGGNHGEAEGLSDEEPEFQQRIGFYGEKIGSGRRGVFEDFEDKALQKDGGFRSDDDEEDEEDKMWEEEQVRKGLGKRLDDGSNRGVMSSVVSSAAAVQNVQKANFGSSAVGASIYSSVQSVDVSDGPTIGGGVVGGLPSLDALSISKKAEVAKKALYESMGRLKESHGRTVTSLHKTEENLSASLSKVTTLENSLSAAGEKYMFMQKLRDFVSVICALLQDKGPYIEELEDQMQKLHEERAAAILERRAADNDDEMKELEAAVSAARQVLSRGGSNAATIEAATAAAQTSTAAMRKGGDLPVELDEFGRDKNLQKRMDTTRRAEARKRRRVKNDVKRMSAIKCDSSYQKIEGESSTDESDSESTAYQSNRDQLLQVSEQIFGDAHEEYSQLSVVVEKFDRWKKDYASSYRDAYMSLSIPVIFSPYVRLELLKWDPLHENTDFMDMNWHNSLFSYGIPPEGETEISADDTDVNLIPQLVEKLAIPILQNQLANCWDMLSTSETVCAVSAMRLVLRYGPFSGSALSNLIAVLRDRLADAVANLKVPTWDTLVMRAVPDAARVAAYRFGMSIRLIRNICLFHEIFAMPVLEELVLDQLLSGKILPHLRSIQSNIHDAVTRTERVVTSLHGVWAGPKATGDCSPKLRPLVDYLLSLARVLEKKHSSSSGEIDTSKFARRLKKMLVELNQYDYARDISRTFNIKEAL; from the exons ATGTCCGGCAAATCCCGCAACTTTCGCCGTCGTGGAGGCGACGACGGCGACGATGATGAAACCTCCGCCAAGACCACCAACGGCACCGCCGTTAAACCTACAATCACCGCTTCCGCTTCCGCCACCAAACCCAAAAAGAAAAGTCTACTTAGTTTCGCCGACGACGAAGATTCCGACGATACTCCCTTCGTTCGGCCGTCCTCCAAACCCTCATCCGCTTCTTCACGAATCACGAAACCCTCTTCGTCATCTTCTGCGCACAAGCTTACTTCTGGAAAAGACCGAATTACCCCTAAACCTCCTTCATTCACCTCCAATGTACAACCTCAAGCTGGTACTTACACCAAGGAAGCACTCCTTGAGCTCCAGAAGAACACCAGAACCTTAGTTGGTTCTCGCTCTGCCCAACCCAAACCAGAGCCCGGGCCCCGGCCCGTTGAACCAGTTATAGTCTTGAAAGGGCTTGTGAAACCACCATTTAGTGTGAGTGCTCAAACTCAGCAAAATGGGCAAGAGAGTGAAGATGACGAAATGGATGTTGATCAATTTGGTGGTACTGTTAATAGGTTGGGTTCAATGGCATTGGAAAAGGATTCGAGGAAGAAGGATGATGTTGGGTCAGTAATACCTGATAAGATGACTATTGATGCAATAAGGGCTAAGAGGGAGAGGCTACGTCAAGCTCGGCCTGCGGCTCAGGACTTTATAGCATTGGATGAAGGGGGTAATCATGGTGAAGCTGAGGGGTTGAGTGATGAGGAGCCGGAGTTTCAGCAGAGAATTGGGTTCTATGGGGAGAAGATTGGTAGTGGGAGAAGGGGTGTGTTTGAGGATTTTGAGGATAAGGCACTGCAGAAAGATGGTGGATTTCGTAGCGATGATGATGAGGAAGATGAGGAGGACAAAATGTGGGAGGAAGAGCAGGTTAGAAAGGGGTTAGGAAAAAGGTTGGATGATGGGTCTAATAGAGGGGTGATGAGTAGTGTTGTAAGCAGTGCAGCTGCAGTTCAGAATGTTCAGAAGGCGAATTTCGGAAGTTCAGCTGTAGGAGCTAGTATATATTCCTCAGTACAAAGTGTTGATGTTTCTGATGGTCCTACTATTGGAGGAGGAGTGGTTGGAGGCTTGCCCAGTTTGGATGCATTATCAATTTCTAAGAAGGCCGAGGTTGCTAAGAAAGCCTTGTATGAGAGTATGGGAAGACTCAAA gAATCTCATGGCCGAACTGTGACATCATTGCATAAGACTGAAGAAAATTTATCTGCCTCATTGTCGAAAGTCACTACGCTGGAAAATTCTTTGTCTGCTGCTGGTGAGAAGTACATGTTTATGCAAAAGCTTCGCGACTTTGTTTCTGTTATATGTGCGCTTTTGCAG GATAAAGGTCCTTACATTGAGGAACTTGAAGACCAGATGCAGAAACTTCATGAAGAACGAGCAGCCGCTATCTTAGAGAGGAGAGCTGCtgataatgatgatgaaatgaagGAACTTGAAGCTGCTGTAAGTGCTGCAAGACAAGTTCTAAGTAGAGGTGGGAGCAATGCAGCAACAATAGAAGCTGCCACAGCTGCTGCTCAGACTTCAACAGCAGCAATGAGGAAAGGAGGAGACTTACCTGTAGAGCTAGATGAATTTGGTAGAGATAAGAATCTGCAAAAACGGATGGATACAACAAGAAGGGCAGAGGCTCGGAAACGAAGAAGAGTGAAAAATGATGTTAAAAGAATGTCAGCTATAAAATGTGATAGCTCTTATCAGAAAATAGAAGGAGAATCTAGCACCGACGAAAGTGACTCTGAGAGTACAGCATATCAATCAAACCGTGATCAATTGCTTCAGGTTTCCGAGCAGATTTTTGGTGATGCACACGAGGAATACTCTCAACTGTCTGTGGTTGTTGAAAAGTTTGACAGATGGAAGAAAGATTATGCCTCAAGCTATCGTGATGCGTATATGTCACTTAGTATACCTGTTATTTTTTCACCCTATGTGAGACTAGAGCTTCTGAAGTGGGATCCACTGCATGAAAACACAGATTTTATGGATATGAACTG GCACAATTCTCTATTCAGTTATGGAATTCCCCCAGAAGGTGAAACTGAAATAAGTGCTGATGATACTGATGTCAATCTTATTCCTCAGTTGGTAGAGAAGCTTGCAATACCCATTCTTCAGAACCAGTTAGCTAATTGCTGGGATATGCTTAGCACCAGTGAAACAGTGTGTGCTGTCTCTGCCATGCGATTGGTGTTGAGATATGGCCCTTTTTCTGGCTCAGCCCTCAGCAATCTGATTGCTGTGCTTCGTGATCGTCTAGCTGATGCTGTGGCTAATTTGAAG GTCCCAACTTGGGACACCCTTGTTATGAGGGCTGTACCTGATGCAGCACGAGTTGCTGCTTATAGGTTTGGCATGTCTATTCGTTTGATCAGGAACATATGCTTGTTCCATGAGATTTTTGCCATGCCCGTCCTGGAAGAGCTGGTTCTTGATCAACTCTTAAGTGGAAAGATTCTTCCTCATCTTCGAAGCATTCAGTCAAACATTCATGATGCTGTAACAAGAACTGAAAGAGTTGTCACTTCACTACACGGTGTCTGGGCTGGCCCCAAAGCCACAGGAGATTGCAG TCCAAAGCTACGACCATTGGTGGATTACTTGCTCTCACTTGCCAGGGTGCTCGAAAAGAAGCACTCATCAAGCAGTGGAGAGATAGATACATCTAAATTTGCTCGTCGATTGAAGAAGATGCTTGTAGAACTGAATCAATATGACTATGCCAGGGATATATCAAGAACCTTCAACATCAAGGAGGCCTTGTGA
- the LOC125868902 gene encoding leucoanthocyanidin reductase-like → MSSPLLVSNGSAGKGGRILIVGATGFIGQFITQASLDANRRTYILIRSFSDNFHPKIKIIKEFEDKGAIILHGVINDQKFMEHMLRKHEIDIVISVVGGEGILDQLVLVQAMKAVGTIKRFLPSEFGHEVDRSNPVEPGLNMYKQKRKVRRFIEEMKIPYTYICCNSIASWPYYDNKHPSDVLPPLDHFQIYGDGNVKAYFVAGADIGKFTIKAAEDNRTFNKCVHFRPKCNFLNMKEIATLWENKIGKILPRVTITEDVLLAIAAEKIIPRSVVASLTHEIFIKGCQIGFSIDGKKDLEVCDLYPNESFCTMDECFNDFLLKMDEMLFQFNYRLIEKTS, encoded by the exons atgtcTTCACCATTATTAGTTTCTAATGGATCTGCCGGAAAAGGTGGCCGGATTCTGATCGTCGGAGCGACGGGATTCATCGGACAATTTATAACACAAGCAAGTCTTGATGCTAATAGAAGAACATATATTCTTATTAGATCATTTTCAGATAATTTTCATCCTAAGATCAAAATTATCAAAGAATTCGAAGATAAAGGGGCCATAATATTGCAC gGTGTTATAAAtgaccaaaaattcatggagCACATGCTAAGAAAGCATGAGATTGATATTGTAATATCAGTTGTTGGTGGTGAAGGTATACTTGATCAACTTGTCCTTGTTCAAGCCATGAAAGCTGTTGGAACTATTAAG agatttttgcCATCAGAGTTTGGACATGAAGTGGACAGGTCAAATCCAGTGGAGCCAGGGCTAAATATGtataaacaaaagagaaaagttAGAAGATTTATAGAGGAAATGAAAATACCTTATACTTATATTTGTTGCAATTCAATTGCTTCTTGGCCATATTATGACAATAAACATCCTTCTGATGTTCTTCCTCCTCTTGATCATTTCCAAATTTATGGTGATGGCAATGTCAAAG CTTATTTTGTGGCTGGTGCTGATATTGGAAAATTCACTATAAAAGCAGCAGAAGATAATAGGACATTTAATAAATGTGTACATTTTCGACCAAAATGTAATTTCCTTAATATGAAGGAAATTGCTACTCTTTGGGAAAATAAAATTGGGAAAATATTACCAAGAGTTACAATCACTGAGGATGTCCTATTAGCTATTGCTGCAg AGAAAATAATCCCTAGAAGTGTAGTTGCATCTTTGACAcatgaaattttcataaagggCTGTCAAATTGGATTTTCAATTGATGGCAAAAAAGATCTTGAAGTTTGTGATTTATACCCAAATGAGTCCTTTTGCACTATGGATGAGTGTTTCAATGATTTCCTTTTAAAGATGGATGAAATGCTATTTCAATTCAACTATCGGCTAATCGAGAAAACCTCATAA